The genomic DNA TGCTTATCAGATCATTGACTGTCCACATTTTGTCCTGATAATAAATATTGATATCCCAGGCGTCGTAGTTATGCGGTTTATCTTCAAAGGCCTGGAGTTGATTCAACCGACATCCTTTACGGGTCAGTTCACGCTCCTCCTCTTTATCAAATAGTGATGTTATATGGCCCTGATCATCAAAGAGAACAGAATAAAAAGGTGTCTCCAGTTTTCCATTACTGTAGGTAAATACCCTTTTATCTGCTGGAGACCCGGATTCGACAAAGGAGAAGGTCTTATATCCTTTTGACGGAATACCGCCGACGAAGGCGGTATAAGAATTATCGCCTGTCTTCTGGACCGGAGTAAGTTCCCCATCCCCGGCGTCCAGGGCGGAAATATTTTTCTCCGATTCGAAGACAAGCATATCACTGCGGGTAAAGCTGAGCTGATTGAAGACAACCAGAGAATTACAATCGCTTGTGATCATAGAAGCTATTCCTGATGCAGCTGCTGATACCATTTCATAACCGCTGCGGAGAACCTCTTCGTACTGTCGGTGAGAATCTTCGTATACTTTTTTAATCGATGTCCCCGGCAGAATATCGTGGAATTGATTCAAGAGGATCAGCTCCCATCCAATGTGGAGTTTCTCCTCCGGGTAATCCTGCAATGCCCCGGCCTCTTTTGCAAAAACAGACAGAAACTCGGCATCCTGAAAGAGGAATTCAGACTGGCGGTTGTACTTCTTGTTTTTTGCCATGGACGTATAAGTTCCCCGATGGTACTCGAGATAGAGTTCCCCACCCAGCGTGGAAGCCGTTTTTTTTGTTCTACTGTGTTTTTAAGTTTCCTGAAATAGTTTCCCGCGCTATCCAGTTTTACAGTGGGACATCCGGGAATGCCGCGGCCCATCCTTTTTGCCGTTTCCAGCATATCTCTGGTGGCCCCACCTCCGCCGTCTCCATATCCGTAGCAGATGAGGATATCGTCATTAATATCTTTCTGCTGATATCTCTGCCAGGCGCCCATAATATGGTTGGCATCAATCATGCCGTTATAGGTCGTAAAAGTATTGATCTTATTCTCTTTCTCGTAATCCGTTGCCGTGACAAAATGAGTCAGAACCTCCGAACCATCGATGCCCTCCCATTTGAAGGTATCGTAGGGCATTTTATTGTATTCATTCCAGCTGATCTTCGTTGTCATGAAATATTCAATATTGAATTGACACAGTATTTGTGGCAAAGCGGCGCTATAGCCGAAAACATCGGGGAGCCAGAGAATCTTATTTTCCACTCCGAATTCATCTCTGAAAAATCTTGTCCCCGACAGGATTTGACGGATCAGGGATTCTCCCGAAGATAGATTGCAGTCGGCTTCAACCCACATGGCTCCTTCCGCTTCGAACTTCCCCTCTTTGACCTTTTTTTTAATCTTTTCATACAACAGGGGCTGAGACTCTTTCATAAACTTATAGAGCTGAGGCTGACTGGACATAAAGATATATTCGGGGTACTCCTCCATCAGATTGAAAACCGTGGAAAAACTCCTGCATACTTTTTCCCTGGTCTGCTTCAAATCCCAGAGCCAGGCCACATCGATATGTGTATGACCCACGCAGGTAGCGGTATAAGCCTCCTTCCGCCCCTCGTCACCGTAGAGAATATCCTCGAGAAACTCAATTGACTCATCAACTGAGCTGTAGTAATCGTGGGAATAAGCTTTTCGGAAATCGATCAGGCTGACTGCATCGTTCAGATCACGAAGCAGATCTATCCTTCTCTTGTCATTCTCATCGAGTCGTTTCGCCACTTCCAGAGGGACCTGAATATCGAAGTAGAGCTGTTCAGTCTTTCTTTCGAAAAGAGAAATGGAGGGGATGAATTCAACATGATGTTTCCCAAATCCGCTATAGGCCTGAACATCAACAGAGTAGACTTCTCCCCCAGCGGCTTTATCAGTCAACACGGTTCTGTAGTGGTTGATATCAAATCCCTGAGCAATGTCTCCATTTATGCGGATAAGGCATTGGGGATTCCTGCTCAAGTCCCATTCAAGGGTCTCCTCCACTCCCGTATTGAGATGAAAAACCACTTCCTCCTCATGAAAGTTCTCGGGGATAGCAATTTCAATCCGAAACCAGTAGCGGCTGTCGGGGTCTCCCCAATGACTCTCGCCGCAGATAAAATCAGTCCAGAGTTCATCGTCCCCATGGGCTTCTTCAAAGGATTGGAAATCACCTTTTTTCATCGAACAGGATTTAATTTTTACCGGCTCTCTATAGATAAGCCCCGAAAGCTCTTTGAGTTGACGCTCAACCCTTTCAACTTCAAAATACATATTATTTATTACCTATCTTTTGAATTGGATCTCAAGGGATCTTGTCTCATTTGTCCCCATAGAGGGCACTTTTAAATAGTATCCGTGTTTTACTGCCTCAATGGTCCATTCTCCGTCTATGCTCTCTGCATCAACTTCACCGGGGATGAAAAGAAGAGAATAATCATCAGGATTCACATCTGAATTTTCAATCCAGGAGCAGCGGAATAAACCACTCTTTTCATCAGTCTTCATAAACAGTAGAGTCCCGGCCGCTTTTAATACGATGGGGCGGCATATTGCCGGAAAAAACCATAAATGGCCTGCGGCTCTTTCGGCAGAGTAGTCCCAGTATGTATCGCTCATCAGATATTTTTCAAAAAGATCCACCATCCCTGCTTCGGTTCCCGGAATACCTTCTTCTGTATAGGCACCCCATTCTCCAATGATTATGGGCATATTATTTTTCACAGCATCCTTGTTATGAACCTTAAATATTGAGGCGACCCGGCCATTACTCGTCGAATACCCCGGCCCCGTATCGACAGTAATATCATAGATATGGGGAACATAGGCTTCATTGGGATCTGTTCGCTTCAGAGAAGTTCTGTTACCCATAAACTCACTGCTGAAAGGTTCTGTCATAATCATTGTTTCACTGTCTACGACCCTGATGGCTTCGCTTACAACCCGGTAGAATGGCTGAAGGTATTTTTTTTCAGCCTTAAAAAGTTGTCTCCCTGCACCAGCGATAACCCATTTAAAAATGGGAACTCGATCGAATAGTTTCATAATTTTTATCCGGCTTTTCTTATTGAGCCAGAGAGCTATGATCTCATCGGCTGAACCTGTCAATTTACCTGTAAACAGGAAGAGGGCAACACCCGCTCTTATCAGAACCGGGAGCATCATCTTTTCACCCAGAGAACCGGAATTGGGTTCATTCATGATGTTATAGCCGATAACATTGGGATGGTCGGAAAATCTCTCTGCAATTTTTTTCCAGCATTGGGCGTAGTGGTCCTGAAGTCCCATGCCGGCAACGGGCTTATTGTTCCAGAAGTTATCGTTCATCCGCTTCACCACATCGCTTGTTAAATAGGCATCAGACCAGACCTCTCCCTCAGTTTCAAATTTTATTCCATCTGTCAGGGCAAACCATTCGGGATCGGCCCCCTGAACAAACTGGTTTGTCACTTTATAACTATAGAGATCCTGATGCATATCCAGAATGATCTGTATTCCTCTGGATTGGGCCATCCGGACATACTCTTCCACCTTATCCAGATACTCATCAGAATAGAGTTCCGGAGCCGGTGCCACATTCTCCCAGAGGATGACAAAGCGAATGCAGTTGTGTCCCATATTCCGGATATTATCAAAATCTTCTTCGGTCCATGGAAGAGGTTCTTCCGAGTTTTTATGGGCCAGATTGATTCCGTGGAGAATAATCTCATTCCCCGAACTATCTGTGAATTTT from Oceanispirochaeta sp. M1 includes the following:
- a CDS encoding glycoside hydrolase family 5 protein; protein product: MKNIRIKNRKFTDSSGNEIILHGINLAHKNSEEPLPWTEEDFDNIRNMGHNCIRFVILWENVAPAPELYSDEYLDKVEEYVRMAQSRGIQIILDMHQDLYSYKVTNQFVQGADPEWFALTDGIKFETEGEVWSDAYLTSDVVKRMNDNFWNNKPVAGMGLQDHYAQCWKKIAERFSDHPNVIGYNIMNEPNSGSLGEKMMLPVLIRAGVALFLFTGKLTGSADEIIALWLNKKSRIKIMKLFDRVPIFKWVIAGAGRQLFKAEKKYLQPFYRVVSEAIRVVDSETMIMTEPFSSEFMGNRTSLKRTDPNEAYVPHIYDITVDTGPGYSTSNGRVASIFKVHNKDAVKNNMPIIIGEWGAYTEEGIPGTEAGMVDLFEKYLMSDTYWDYSAERAAGHLWFFPAICRPIVLKAAGTLLFMKTDEKSGLFRCSWIENSDVNPDDYSLLFIPGEVDAESIDGEWTIEAVKHGYYLKVPSMGTNETRSLEIQFKR